A region of Rhodospirillales bacterium DNA encodes the following proteins:
- a CDS encoding TRAP transporter large permease — protein sequence MTTFLLLALIVLLLVLRQPLLVILLCVAAYIHMVWGRGQLDYIVEDMWVGIDKEVILSIPLFILCGNVMTRGSIAQRLIAILEAVTRPLPGGLAVACILSCAVFAAISGSSIVTMLAVGSVMYPAMRQAGYDIKFTMGAIMSGGTLGIIIPPSIPMIIYGLVTETSITDLFAAGFGPGLLLTIALSIYAVWHNRAMPSRRFDFQDFKTACARGIWAFMMPVILLGGIYSGWFTATEAAAVALAYAMVVEIFIHKELKLGDFYKVVLDASKLGGSLFPVLAVALSLNIILIEHHVPQSMVALVQQYISSPLAFMLIVNVLLLIVGCLMTTGEAILVLGPLLAPLAAAYGYDKVVFGLIMILNLEIGYLTPPVGLNLIVAMSAFKQKFGLLCRAAIPFILIMLGCLALVVWQPWIAMYLVTGKF from the coding sequence ATGACCACGTTCCTGCTGCTGGCGCTGATCGTCCTGCTGCTGGTGCTGCGCCAGCCGCTGCTGGTGATCCTGCTGTGCGTCGCGGCCTACATCCACATGGTGTGGGGCCGCGGCCAACTCGACTACATCGTAGAGGACATGTGGGTCGGCATCGACAAGGAGGTCATCCTGTCGATCCCGCTCTTCATCCTCTGCGGCAACGTCATGACGCGCGGCTCGATCGCGCAGCGCCTGATCGCGATCCTCGAGGCGGTCACGCGGCCGCTGCCCGGCGGCCTCGCCGTCGCGTGCATCCTGTCGTGCGCCGTGTTCGCGGCGATCTCCGGCTCCTCGATCGTCACCATGCTGGCGGTCGGTTCGGTGATGTACCCCGCGATGCGCCAGGCCGGCTACGACATCAAGTTCACGATGGGCGCCATCATGTCCGGCGGCACGCTGGGCATCATCATCCCGCCGTCGATCCCGATGATCATCTACGGGCTGGTGACCGAGACCTCGATCACCGACCTGTTCGCCGCCGGCTTCGGACCGGGCTTGCTGCTCACGATCGCGCTCTCGATCTACGCCGTCTGGCACAACCGCGCGATGCCGTCGCGGCGCTTCGACTTCCAGGACTTCAAGACCGCCTGCGCCCGCGGCATCTGGGCGTTCATGATGCCGGTGATACTGCTGGGCGGCATCTATTCCGGCTGGTTCACCGCGACCGAGGCGGCGGCGGTCGCGCTGGCCTACGCGATGGTCGTCGAGATCTTCATCCACAAGGAGCTCAAGCTCGGCGACTTCTACAAGGTCGTGCTGGACGCATCGAAGCTTGGCGGATCGCTGTTCCCGGTGCTCGCCGTCGCCCTCAGCCTCAACATCATCCTGATCGAGCACCACGTGCCGCAGTCGATGGTCGCGCTGGTCCAGCAGTACATATCGAGCCCTCTCGCCTTCATGCTGATCGTCAACGTCCTGCTGCTGATCGTCGGCTGCCTGATGACGACCGGCGAGGCGATCCTCGTGCTGGGGCCGCTGCTGGCGCCGCTCGCCGCCGCCTACGGCTACGACAAGGTCGTGTTCGGGCTGATCATGATCCTCAACCTCGAGATCGGCTACCTGACGCCGCCGGTCGGTCTGAACCTGATCGTCGCGATGAGCGCCTTCAAGCAGAAGTTCGGCCTGCTGTGCCGAGCGGCGATTCCGTTCATCCTGATCATGCTCGGGTGCCTGGCGCTGGTCGTCTGGCAGCCGTGGATCGCGATGTACCTCGTCACCGGCAAGTTCTGA
- a CDS encoding TRAP transporter substrate-binding protein, translated as MVGLARRAFAVVVAGALVSSPALAQEQWKVASAAQPGTALIGFVDTFAANATKSSGGKLVVERQFVGSEQEIGQQVVRGRLQIASVSFAGMSIVVPEGGVMNVPFLWASKAERDYVTEKFAMPVLRSIFDAKGLVIVGDSEVGYNGVVCKSPCPTPASVKGLKARIAPTAGSKMFWNQLGGNGVQLPLSELFPALEQNLVVACDLPFSYYITTPAATSAPYFVDTQHLHHPAMVVVNKAQFDKLPKDVQDGLRSAPVPVAETRRAVDAEQSAKVADFKRKGGTFVELTDAQRAEWRALVAPAQLELVKGIGGRAMELYEAIQKGQKEFAARPK; from the coding sequence ATGGTGGGACTGGCGCGCCGCGCGTTCGCGGTCGTGGTCGCGGGCGCGTTGGTGTCTTCGCCGGCGCTGGCGCAGGAGCAATGGAAGGTCGCGTCTGCGGCCCAGCCCGGCACCGCGCTGATCGGCTTCGTCGACACCTTCGCCGCCAACGCGACGAAGAGTTCCGGCGGCAAGCTCGTGGTCGAGCGCCAGTTCGTCGGCAGCGAACAGGAGATCGGCCAGCAGGTCGTGCGCGGCCGGCTGCAGATCGCCAGCGTCTCGTTCGCCGGCATGTCCATCGTCGTGCCCGAGGGCGGCGTGATGAACGTTCCGTTCCTGTGGGCGAGCAAGGCGGAGCGCGACTACGTCACCGAGAAGTTCGCGATGCCGGTGCTGCGCAGCATCTTCGACGCGAAGGGCCTCGTGATCGTCGGCGACAGCGAGGTCGGGTACAATGGCGTCGTGTGCAAGTCGCCGTGCCCGACGCCCGCCAGCGTCAAGGGCCTGAAGGCGCGCATCGCGCCGACCGCCGGCTCGAAGATGTTCTGGAACCAGCTCGGCGGCAATGGCGTGCAGCTGCCGTTGTCGGAGCTCTTCCCGGCGCTGGAGCAGAATCTGGTCGTCGCCTGCGATCTGCCGTTCTCGTACTACATCACGACCCCGGCGGCGACGAGCGCGCCGTACTTCGTCGACACGCAGCACCTGCACCATCCCGCGATGGTCGTGGTCAACAAGGCGCAGTTCGACAAGCTGCCGAAGGATGTGCAGGACGGCCTGCGAAGCGCGCCGGTGCCGGTCGCCGAGACCCGCCGCGCGGTCGACGCCGAGCAGAGCGCTAAGGTCGCCGACTTCAAACGCAAGGGCGGCACCTTCGTCGAGCTGACCGACGCGCAGCGCGCCGAGTGGCGGGCGCTCGTCGCGCCGGCGCAGCTCGAGCTCGTCAAGGGCATCGGCGGGCGCGCGATGGAGCTCTACGAGGCGATCCAGAAAGGCCAGAAGGAGTTCGCCGCCCGGCCGAAGTGA
- a CDS encoding TRAP transporter small permease, with protein MQEAVRRSLGLLYRLETIVACVAFVLVAASLFADVFSREALGNGIFGAQKFAVFATAIAGLLGFTIVVHSGGHLRVSAVDRLFPESWQGPMTRIGDLVSCGICLFLGVYAVQFVASSARLGETDMVFKIKLWPIQAALPYLFFASALRYAAHAAFPALRPEEKDGE; from the coding sequence ATGCAGGAAGCCGTCCGACGGTCGCTCGGCCTTCTGTACAGGCTCGAGACGATCGTGGCGTGCGTGGCGTTCGTGCTCGTGGCCGCCTCGCTGTTCGCCGACGTGTTCTCGCGCGAGGCGCTGGGCAACGGTATCTTCGGCGCGCAGAAATTCGCGGTGTTCGCCACGGCGATCGCTGGCCTGCTGGGCTTCACCATCGTCGTCCACAGCGGCGGCCACCTCAGGGTGTCGGCGGTGGACCGGCTGTTCCCGGAATCCTGGCAGGGACCGATGACCCGAATCGGCGACCTCGTGTCGTGCGGGATCTGCCTCTTCCTCGGCGTCTACGCCGTGCAGTTCGTCGCCAGCTCGGCACGCCTGGGCGAGACGGACATGGTGTTCAAGATCAAGCTGTGGCCGATCCAGGCGGCGCTGCCCTACCTGTTCTTCGCGTCCGCGCTTCGCTACGCCGCCCACGCGGCCTTTCCGGCGCTGCGTCCCGAAGAGAAGGACGGCGAGTGA
- the dctP gene encoding TRAP transporter substrate-binding protein DctP, protein MFHATRRALAIGAALFGLAAPAAAQEPWKLASAAQPGSVLLNILEEVIAVINDNAGGAVKVERQFVGNEQEMFQQLIRGRLQLGGSSPSGAAVAAPDGIVVSLPYLWSSDAERVYVTDKYAVPVMRSIYAEKGIHLILMADVGWNDVVCKTPCLTPASVKGMKARVAPTPASKLFWQSLGANGVQMPLTELWPGLEQNLVSAADLPFLFYITTPGAQSAPHYVHTRHLHHPAIIVANKALWDKLPAATREKIEKAMPSPAKFRKMVDDDEKVKIGEFRKKGGHVHELTDAQRAEWRKLVEPGLPDLVKSMGGRAQELFDAIQKGRKEFAALPK, encoded by the coding sequence ATGTTCCACGCGACAAGGCGCGCCCTCGCGATCGGCGCGGCGCTGTTCGGTCTGGCGGCTCCGGCCGCGGCGCAGGAACCTTGGAAGCTCGCCTCGGCGGCCCAACCAGGCTCCGTGCTGCTCAACATCCTCGAGGAGGTGATCGCCGTCATCAACGACAACGCAGGCGGCGCCGTGAAGGTCGAGCGCCAGTTCGTCGGCAACGAGCAGGAGATGTTCCAGCAGCTCATCCGCGGCCGGCTGCAGCTCGGCGGATCGTCGCCGAGCGGCGCGGCCGTCGCGGCGCCGGACGGCATCGTCGTGAGCCTGCCCTACCTTTGGTCGTCGGACGCCGAGCGCGTCTACGTCACCGACAAGTACGCGGTGCCGGTGATGCGCAGCATCTACGCCGAGAAGGGCATCCACCTGATCCTGATGGCAGACGTCGGCTGGAACGACGTCGTGTGCAAGACGCCGTGCCTGACGCCGGCCAGCGTCAAGGGCATGAAGGCGCGCGTGGCGCCGACGCCCGCCTCGAAGCTGTTCTGGCAGAGCCTAGGCGCCAACGGCGTGCAGATGCCGCTGACCGAGCTGTGGCCCGGCCTCGAGCAGAACCTTGTGTCGGCCGCCGACCTGCCGTTCCTGTTCTATATCACGACGCCGGGCGCGCAGTCTGCGCCCCACTACGTGCACACGCGCCACCTCCACCATCCCGCGATCATCGTCGCCAACAAGGCGCTGTGGGACAAGCTGCCGGCGGCGACGCGCGAGAAGATCGAGAAGGCGATGCCGTCGCCGGCCAAGTTCCGCAAGATGGTCGACGACGACGAGAAGGTGAAGATCGGCGAGTTCCGCAAGAAAGGCGGCCACGTCCACGAACTGACCGACGCCCAGCGCGCGGAGTGGCGCAAACTGGTCGAACCGGGCCTCCCGGACCTCGTGAAGAGCATGGGCGGGCGGGCGCAGGAGCTGTTCGACGCCATCCAAAAGGGCAGGAAGGAGTTCGCGGCGCTGCCGAAGTAG
- a CDS encoding TRAP transporter large permease, with translation MSTLLASTIRGSTWSALGLLAFVALLGPLGLLSYKVAIFFVLILALLFLRQPVVLLLAVATAFTHAWFARNSSVEFLIQDVWFTVDREVLLAIPMFMLAGALMSRGSIAQRLINVMVALTAPIPGGLGIAAVLACAVFAAISGSSIVTMLAIGSIMYPALIRSGYDRSFAIGVVCSAGTLGIMIPPSIPMILFGIMTETSITQLFVAGIGPGLFLALLFSIYSYGANRGRPTDRWSLAKIATALREGVFAMLLPVFLLGGIYTGWFTPTEAAALSLVYALLVELLIHRELGPADYWNTVLDTVKMLGTLLPLLAIASSLNTILDYEGIAKSWVTHVQGAVDSPVMLMIGINILLLIVGCLMDAGSAILIFSPLLLPLAKSAGYDAVHFGIIMTANLEIGYLTPPVGLNLIVAMAAFKENFLFICKAVLPFIAIMFSWLLLVCAWTPLTMYLVGR, from the coding sequence ATGTCGACGCTGCTCGCCTCCACCATCCGCGGCTCGACCTGGTCGGCGCTGGGCTTGCTCGCGTTCGTGGCGCTGCTCGGCCCGCTGGGTCTGTTGTCGTACAAGGTCGCGATCTTCTTCGTGCTGATCCTGGCGCTGCTGTTCCTGCGCCAGCCCGTGGTCCTGCTGCTGGCGGTGGCGACCGCGTTCACCCACGCCTGGTTCGCGCGCAACAGCTCGGTCGAGTTCCTGATCCAGGACGTCTGGTTCACCGTCGACCGCGAGGTCCTGCTGGCGATCCCGATGTTCATGCTCGCCGGCGCGCTGATGTCGCGCGGGTCGATCGCGCAGCGGCTGATCAACGTGATGGTGGCGCTCACCGCGCCGATCCCCGGCGGGCTGGGGATCGCCGCCGTGCTGGCCTGCGCGGTGTTCGCCGCGATCTCCGGCTCCTCGATCGTGACCATGCTGGCCATCGGGTCGATCATGTACCCGGCGTTGATACGCAGCGGCTACGACCGGAGTTTCGCGATCGGCGTCGTGTGCTCGGCCGGGACGCTCGGGATCATGATCCCGCCGTCGATCCCGATGATCCTGTTCGGGATCATGACCGAGACGTCGATCACGCAGCTGTTCGTCGCCGGCATCGGACCCGGCCTGTTCCTCGCGCTGCTGTTCTCGATCTACTCCTACGGCGCGAACCGCGGGCGGCCGACGGACCGCTGGAGCCTCGCGAAGATCGCGACCGCGCTCCGCGAGGGCGTGTTCGCGATGCTGTTGCCGGTGTTCCTGCTAGGCGGCATCTACACCGGCTGGTTCACGCCGACCGAGGCGGCGGCGCTGTCGCTGGTCTACGCCCTGCTGGTCGAGCTCCTCATCCACCGCGAGCTGGGGCCGGCGGACTACTGGAACACCGTGCTCGACACGGTGAAGATGCTGGGCACGCTGCTGCCGCTGCTGGCGATCGCGTCGAGCCTCAACACGATCCTCGACTACGAGGGCATCGCGAAGAGCTGGGTGACCCACGTGCAGGGCGCGGTCGACAGCCCGGTGATGCTGATGATCGGCATCAACATCCTGCTGCTGATCGTCGGCTGCCTGATGGACGCCGGCTCGGCGATCCTGATCTTCTCGCCGCTGCTGCTGCCGCTGGCGAAATCCGCCGGCTACGACGCCGTGCATTTCGGGATCATCATGACCGCGAACCTGGAGATCGGCTACCTCACGCCGCCGGTCGGGCTGAACCTGATCGTGGCCATGGCCGCCTTCAAGGAGAACTTCCTGTTCATCTGCAAGGCGGTGCTGCCGTTCATCGCCATCATGTTCAGCTGGCTGCTGCTCGTCTGCGCGTGGACGCCGCTGACGATGTACCTCGTCGGCAGATAG
- a CDS encoding TRAP transporter substrate-binding protein, whose product MRGSITLAALAVVAAAATGGASAQQKAAEFRYTTGAPPNTPWVMQLDRFAKDLDEESKSAMKIVPFINAQLGNEQDTMQQVARGRIDMGGFSVAAAALLVPELSLTGLPFYFTSAKQQDCVYDNHLTNYTRNALAQKGVVFLGWTHVGSGSIVGKKAFKTPAEVKGLKARSAPTKTAAAFWTALGANPNPIGITEWSSAHQTGLVDVSDAPVTFYVPSGLGKIAPVYTRTNHYDAGGVVVIAKGVYDKMTADQRNALQRAVDRRPGSQLRGEIRGFEETILGMHLKAGGQIVTLTPAERLVWQKAVEPAWPQIVKSVGGDSDKFFKLMEDGKKACGA is encoded by the coding sequence ATGAGAGGATCGATCACGCTGGCGGCGCTGGCCGTCGTGGCGGCGGCCGCCACCGGCGGCGCTTCGGCGCAGCAGAAGGCGGCCGAGTTCCGCTACACGACCGGCGCGCCGCCGAACACGCCCTGGGTGATGCAGCTCGACCGCTTCGCCAAGGATCTCGACGAGGAGAGCAAGAGCGCGATGAAGATCGTGCCCTTCATCAACGCCCAGCTCGGCAACGAGCAGGACACGATGCAGCAGGTCGCGCGCGGCCGCATCGACATGGGAGGCTTCTCGGTCGCCGCCGCGGCGCTCTTGGTGCCCGAGCTGTCGCTGACGGGGCTGCCGTTCTACTTCACGAGCGCCAAGCAGCAGGACTGCGTCTACGACAACCACCTGACGAACTACACCCGGAACGCCCTGGCCCAGAAGGGCGTGGTGTTCCTCGGCTGGACCCATGTCGGCTCCGGCAGCATCGTCGGCAAGAAGGCGTTCAAGACCCCCGCCGAGGTCAAGGGGCTCAAGGCGCGTTCGGCGCCGACCAAGACGGCGGCGGCGTTCTGGACGGCGCTCGGCGCCAACCCCAACCCGATCGGCATCACCGAATGGTCGTCGGCGCACCAGACCGGCCTCGTCGACGTGTCGGACGCGCCCGTGACCTTCTACGTGCCGTCCGGGCTCGGCAAGATCGCCCCGGTCTACACCCGGACCAACCACTACGACGCCGGCGGCGTGGTGGTGATCGCGAAGGGCGTCTACGACAAGATGACGGCCGACCAGCGCAACGCGCTGCAGCGCGCCGTCGACCGCCGCCCCGGATCGCAGCTCCGCGGCGAGATCCGCGGCTTCGAGGAGACGATCCTCGGCATGCACCTGAAGGCCGGCGGCCAGATCGTGACGCTGACGCCGGCGGAGCGGCTGGTGTGGCAGAAGGCGGTCGAGCCGGCATGGCCGCAGATCGTGAAGTCCGTCGGCGGCGACTCGGACAAGTTCTTCAAGCTGATGGAAGACGGCAAGAAGGCCTGCGGCGCCTGA
- a CDS encoding DUF2272 domain-containing protein — MAAAAWREWRRFGQPVISYVGGASRDGGVHETHEPLASRIGDYWRVAGHPEWNGRNTDRPWSGAFVSWTMREGGVSPRDLPPNGRHAGFLAVLLDAQIQGRGGAFRVHDWRDYTPKSGDLVCAGVRANGRRDARALRAAVDREVAHCDVVIDNAGGGQLRAVGGNVRDGVTMSVYPVNGSGRLLDVGRRPWFAVVEKRG, encoded by the coding sequence GTGGCCGCCGCCGCATGGCGCGAATGGCGCCGGTTCGGCCAGCCGGTGATCTCCTATGTCGGCGGCGCGAGCCGCGATGGCGGCGTGCACGAGACGCACGAGCCGCTGGCGTCGCGGATCGGTGACTACTGGCGCGTCGCCGGTCATCCGGAATGGAACGGCCGCAACACCGACCGACCGTGGTCGGGCGCGTTCGTGTCGTGGACGATGCGCGAGGGCGGCGTCTCGCCGCGCGACCTGCCGCCGAACGGACGCCATGCCGGTTTCCTCGCGGTGCTGCTCGACGCCCAGATCCAAGGGCGTGGCGGCGCGTTCCGTGTCCACGACTGGCGCGACTACACGCCCAAATCCGGCGATCTCGTCTGCGCCGGCGTCCGCGCCAACGGCAGGCGCGACGCGCGCGCGCTGCGGGCCGCCGTGGACCGGGAGGTGGCGCATTGCGATGTCGTCATCGACAACGCCGGAGGCGGCCAGTTGCGCGCCGTCGGCGGCAACGTGCGCGACGGCGTGACGATGTCCGTCTATCCCGTGAACGGTTCCGGCCGCCTCCTCGACGTCGGCCGCCGCCCGTGGTTCGCGGTGGTCGAGAAGCGCGGCTAG
- a CDS encoding TRAP transporter small permease → MNTPASERDAPGAADAPEGIRRIIDGWHRLECWIAVAAFSFIAIIMVLDVFGREIVGPFFRLINVDIGPTGIFAAQRLAIFALVIGAFLGVGIATATGSHLVPRVAFNWIPARLGPAMDRIADLLTGIFLLGFVWFGFVFIQSTYAANLRTPVLDWVVWPIQMAIPLGFLSAALRYLVFAAWPGVRPKPPEFQE, encoded by the coding sequence ATGAACACACCGGCATCAGAGCGCGATGCGCCGGGCGCGGCGGACGCGCCCGAAGGCATCCGCCGGATCATCGACGGCTGGCACAGGCTCGAATGCTGGATCGCCGTCGCCGCTTTCTCGTTCATCGCGATCATCATGGTGCTCGACGTGTTCGGGCGCGAGATCGTCGGGCCGTTCTTCCGGCTCATAAACGTCGATATCGGTCCGACGGGCATCTTCGCCGCCCAGCGGCTGGCGATCTTCGCGCTGGTGATCGGCGCGTTCCTGGGCGTCGGCATCGCGACCGCGACCGGCAGCCACCTCGTGCCAAGGGTCGCGTTCAACTGGATACCGGCGCGCCTCGGACCGGCGATGGACCGGATCGCCGACCTCCTGACGGGGATATTTCTGCTGGGTTTCGTCTGGTTCGGGTTCGTCTTCATCCAGTCGACCTACGCGGCCAACCTGCGCACGCCCGTGCTCGACTGGGTGGTCTGGCCGATCCAGATGGCGATTCCGCTCGGCTTCCTGTCGGCGGCGCTGCGCTACCTCGTGTTCGCCGCCTGGCCGGGCGTCCGGCCCAAGCCGCCGGAGTTCCAGGAATGA
- a CDS encoding methyltransferase, which produces MDALTVPSPTANAALDGVVAPINYLVPGADKPFSYTYEPPPGTPWRNTVYAPFPMAVRDARALAAAPTLDDAGFTLVGHDSAVRDFHDEAGRRAAYDPEVERLVAALTGAAKVVVFDHTLRDGRLQARAADGVREPVKRAHNDYTPRSAPQRVRDILSAEEAGRRLRDRYAIVNVWRPIGGVVEESPLAIADARSVAFDDFVASDLIYRDRRGETYGVRHNPAHRWYHYPSMRPDEALVFKCFDSAEDGRARWTAHAAFDDPTTSPSAAPRRSVETRTLAFWEP; this is translated from the coding sequence ATGGACGCCCTGACCGTCCCTTCCCCGACCGCGAACGCCGCCCTCGACGGCGTCGTGGCGCCGATCAACTACCTCGTTCCGGGCGCCGACAAGCCGTTCAGCTACACCTACGAACCGCCGCCGGGCACGCCGTGGCGCAACACCGTGTACGCGCCGTTCCCTATGGCCGTGCGGGACGCCCGCGCGCTGGCCGCGGCGCCGACCCTGGACGACGCCGGCTTCACCTTGGTGGGCCACGACAGCGCCGTGCGGGACTTCCACGACGAGGCCGGGCGGCGCGCGGCCTACGATCCCGAGGTCGAGCGCCTGGTCGCGGCGCTGACCGGCGCGGCGAAGGTCGTGGTGTTCGACCACACCCTGCGCGACGGCCGCCTCCAGGCCCGCGCCGCCGACGGCGTGCGCGAGCCGGTCAAGCGGGCCCACAACGACTACACGCCGCGCTCCGCGCCGCAACGCGTGCGCGACATCCTGTCCGCGGAGGAGGCCGGGCGACGGCTGCGCGACCGCTACGCCATCGTCAACGTCTGGCGTCCGATCGGCGGCGTGGTCGAGGAATCGCCGCTCGCCATCGCCGACGCCCGCTCGGTCGCGTTCGATGATTTCGTCGCGTCGGACCTCATCTACCGCGACCGCCGCGGCGAGACGTACGGCGTGCGGCATAACCCGGCGCACCGATGGTACCACTATCCGTCGATGCGGCCCGACGAGGCGCTGGTGTTCAAGTGCTTCGACTCGGCCGAGGACGGGCGCGCGCGCTGGACCGCGCACGCCGCCTTCGACGATCCGACGACGTCGCCAAGCGCCGCGCCCCGCCGCAGCGTCGAGACGCGCACGCTCGCCTTCTGGGAACCCTGA
- a CDS encoding TRAP transporter substrate-binding protein: protein MGSRIAILGAALLAAASLAPASAQERKPVELRYTTGAPAKTPWVTQLERFEKDVAEESKGALKIMPFIAAQLGNEQDTMQQVARGRIDMGGFSNGAVALVAPELALLGMPFYFQSIAEQDCVLDKHMAGPVAEALAKRGVKFLGWTEVGTGDIVGKKAFLTPTDVKGLKAAAASNKVSAMMWTTLGANPTPIGITEIASAFQTGLVDVNATVVTFYLPSGLAKVAPVLTRVELSDAPGIVLMNKAVYDKLPSDQRAMLDRAVARRPAELLRKEIRGFEEALRGMHVKAGGTIATVTPAQRELWRKALEPAWPAMVKEMGPEGDKFFKLMEAGRKACAKPA, encoded by the coding sequence ATGGGTTCGAGGATCGCGATTCTTGGCGCCGCGTTGCTTGCGGCCGCGTCGTTGGCGCCCGCGTCGGCCCAGGAGAGGAAGCCGGTCGAGCTGCGCTACACCACCGGCGCGCCGGCCAAGACGCCGTGGGTCACGCAGCTGGAGCGGTTCGAGAAGGACGTCGCCGAGGAGAGCAAGGGCGCGCTCAAGATCATGCCGTTCATCGCCGCCCAGCTCGGCAACGAGCAGGACACGATGCAGCAGGTCGCGCGCGGCCGCATCGACATGGGCGGGTTCAGCAACGGCGCCGTGGCGCTGGTGGCGCCGGAGCTGGCGCTTCTCGGCATGCCGTTCTACTTCCAGAGCATCGCCGAGCAGGACTGCGTGCTCGACAAGCACATGGCCGGGCCGGTCGCCGAGGCGCTGGCGAAGCGCGGCGTGAAGTTCCTCGGTTGGACCGAGGTCGGCACCGGCGACATCGTCGGCAAGAAGGCGTTCCTGACGCCGACCGACGTCAAGGGGCTCAAGGCGGCGGCGGCGAGCAACAAAGTGTCGGCCATGATGTGGACGACGCTGGGCGCCAATCCCACGCCGATCGGCATCACCGAGATCGCGTCGGCCTTCCAGACCGGACTCGTGGACGTCAACGCCACGGTGGTCACGTTCTATCTGCCGTCCGGTCTCGCCAAGGTGGCGCCGGTGCTCACCCGGGTCGAGTTGTCGGACGCGCCGGGCATCGTGCTGATGAACAAGGCGGTGTACGACAAGCTGCCGTCCGACCAGCGCGCGATGCTCGACCGCGCCGTCGCGCGGCGCCCGGCCGAGCTACTCCGCAAGGAGATCCGCGGCTTCGAGGAGGCGTTGCGCGGCATGCACGTGAAGGCGGGCGGCACGATCGCCACCGTGACGCCGGCGCAGCGCGAGTTGTGGCGCAAGGCGCTCGAGCCGGCGTGGCCGGCGATGGTCAAGGAGATGGGCCCGGAGGGCGACAAGTTCTTCAAGCTTATGGAAGCCGGGCGCAAGGCTTGCGCGAAGCCGGCCTGA
- a CDS encoding flavin-dependent oxidoreductase translates to MVDDILIVGAGIGGLTLALMLERAGIPCRVVEAAPEIRPVGVGINVLPHAAAELCALGLENALAAVAVTTRESAFFNRFGQLIYSEPAGRAAGHPAPQFSIHRGELQRVLADTVITRIGQGRLHTGWRCVGAGAENGRAVVDLVDSDDRPLRSLTGRAVVACDGIHSIIRRGLHPDEGPPKYSGVNMWRGTTRWPPFLSGATMVRAGWLATGKMVIYPIRDAVDAEGRQLVNWVAEIETPDYKRRDWNRPGRLEDFLPAFADWRFDWLDVPAFLRASDLVLEFPMVDQDPLPFWRGGLVTLLGDAAHPMYPRGSNGAGQAILDARALTDALRAHADAGAALDAYEGKRRPATAAVVHANRTNPPDAVLREVFLRTGDRPFADIDSVIPRSELVALVDGYRQVTAARP, encoded by the coding sequence ATGGTCGACGACATCCTGATCGTCGGCGCGGGGATCGGCGGCCTCACGCTTGCGTTGATGCTGGAGCGCGCCGGCATCCCCTGCCGCGTGGTCGAGGCCGCGCCGGAGATCAGGCCGGTCGGCGTCGGCATAAACGTGCTGCCGCACGCGGCGGCCGAGCTGTGCGCGCTCGGTCTGGAGAACGCCCTGGCGGCGGTCGCCGTCACGACCCGCGAGAGCGCGTTCTTCAACCGCTTCGGCCAGCTCATCTACAGCGAACCGGCGGGTCGCGCCGCCGGCCATCCGGCGCCGCAATTTTCCATCCATCGCGGCGAGCTCCAGCGCGTCCTGGCCGACACGGTGATCACGCGGATCGGGCAGGGTCGATTGCACACGGGTTGGCGCTGTGTCGGCGCCGGCGCCGAGAACGGGCGCGCGGTCGTGGATCTCGTCGACTCCGACGACCGGCCGCTGCGGTCCTTGACGGGCCGCGCGGTCGTCGCCTGCGATGGAATCCACTCGATCATCCGCCGGGGTCTGCATCCCGACGAAGGCCCGCCGAAATACTCGGGCGTCAACATGTGGCGGGGCACCACGCGCTGGCCTCCGTTCCTCTCGGGCGCGACGATGGTGCGCGCGGGCTGGCTCGCGACCGGCAAGATGGTGATCTATCCGATCCGCGACGCGGTCGATGCCGAGGGCCGCCAGCTCGTCAACTGGGTCGCGGAGATCGAGACGCCCGACTACAAACGCCGCGATTGGAACCGGCCCGGCCGGCTCGAGGATTTCCTTCCGGCCTTCGCCGATTGGCGCTTCGACTGGCTCGACGTGCCGGCGTTCCTGCGCGCGTCCGACCTCGTGCTCGAGTTCCCGATGGTCGACCAGGATCCGCTGCCGTTCTGGCGCGGAGGCCTCGTCACTTTGCTTGGCGACGCGGCGCATCCGATGTACCCGCGCGGTTCGAACGGCGCCGGACAGGCGATCCTCGACGCCCGCGCGCTCACCGACGCGCTGCGGGCGCACGCCGACGCCGGCGCCGCCCTCGACGCCTACGAAGGCAAGCGGCGCCCGGCTACGGCGGCGGTGGTCCACGCAAACCGGACCAACCCGCCGGACGCCGTCCTGCGCGAGGTCTTTCTCCGCACCGGCGACCGCCCGTTCGCCGACATCGACTCGGTGATCCCGCGGAGCGAACTCGTGGCGTTGGTGGACGGCTACCGACAGGTGACGGCGGCGCGACCCTGA